The segment CTATTTAAATCACCAGGGGAGGATATATTAAGATTAAATCTTGAAACATAAATTAGATCTTTACCATTTCTAATATTATAAGTAACCTCATCAATAATCATAAAACCAATATCATGTAAAATTGGAGTTATTGAAGATAAAAACAATTGATAAGTTGAATAGATTTTTATACTTTTAGAATCACCATTGTCAACAATTTGAGTTACAATGGTTTCTTCTTGAACCTCGTTAAATAACTGTTCAGATATTTTTAAATCTTTGGGAGTTAATAACTGAGAACAAATAGCATTCATGTCTGAAGAGTTTTTAGCCATATTATATCCTTTGTAAACTAGTCTTATGATATGGTACTCTTAAAATATTAAGAAAATGTTAAAAAAATAATTAATTGTATAAATTATATCTAAGTGGATATGTTATAAGTAACAGCATTTAATAATTTCTTTATATCATTTGGACTTACTTCAATATCTAAACCTCTTTTCCCTCCACTTATGAATATTGTTTTAAAATTAAACGCGCTTTCATCAAGTACTGTTTTTAGTTTTTTCTTTTGACCTAAAGGGGAGATACCTCCTAATAAATATCCTGTTACTTTTTGTGCTTCTTGCTTATCTGCCATAACTGCTTTTTTTGCTTTTAAAGCACTTGCTATCTCTTTTAAACTCAACATTGAAGAGACAGGAACAACTCCTACAGCAAGCTCTTTTGGAGTTAGTTCAACTAAAAGTGTTTTGAATACTTGGTTTTTATCAAGACCAAGCTTTTCAACTGCTTCATTCCCAAAGTCAGTACATAAAGGGTCATGGTCATATTTATGAATTTCAAATTTTATTTTATTTTTCTTAAGTAAATTAATTGCTGGTGTCATTTAATATAAATTCCTTTTTTATAAACTCTTTTCCATTTATAATTATTGCTAAATAATGTTTACCAA is part of the Arcobacter arenosus genome and harbors:
- the ybaK gene encoding Cys-tRNA(Pro) deacylase, translating into MTPAINLLKKNKIKFEIHKYDHDPLCTDFGNEAVEKLGLDKNQVFKTLLVELTPKELAVGVVPVSSMLSLKEIASALKAKKAVMADKQEAQKVTGYLLGGISPLGQKKKLKTVLDESAFNFKTIFISGGKRGLDIEVSPNDIKKLLNAVTYNIST